One region of Osmia lignaria lignaria isolate PbOS001 chromosome 7, iyOsmLign1, whole genome shotgun sequence genomic DNA includes:
- the LOC143305238 gene encoding transcription factor 15 — MAARKKEESSKQRYQANARERDRTHSVNTAFSALRTLIPTEPADRKLSKIETLRLASSYISHLGAVLVTGPVDQPCLRVEDPANVYGKNHWADSQARPQVCTFCLAMHKKYSLNIYPEVISNYY; from the exons ATGGCAGCACGAAAGAAAGAGGAATCATCAAAACAACGTTATCAAGCGAACGCACGTGAAAGGGACCGCACTCATAg TGTGAACACGGCTTTCAGTGCACTGAGGACGTTGATACCGACGGAACCCGCGGatagaaaattgtcgaaaattGAAACATTGAGATTAGCCAGCAGTTATATTAGTCATTTGGGTGCTGTACTCGTCACCGGTCCCGTAGATCAACCATGTTTACGCGTCGAGGATCCCGCTAATGTTTATGGGAAAAATCATTGGGCCGATTCGCAAGCAAGGCCGCAAGTTTGCACTTTTTGTCTTGCAATGCACAAAAAATAT AGCTTGAATATTTATCCCGAGGTAATTTCAAATTACTACTAG